Proteins encoded together in one Salarchaeum sp. JOR-1 window:
- a CDS encoding LLM class flavin-dependent oxidoreductase: MDVGFFAAHEQYAPSRLLNHAELAEDAGFDSVWTSDHFHPWWHTGAHCGAAWPWLGSALERTDSVRMGTGVTPPVGRYHPGLLTQFAATLGSMYPGRVHLTLATGEAMNERPLGYEWPDYPERRARLVDACRIYRKLMSGEFADYDGHYWNLDGAKLYTRPAEDVPLYVAGNGVHSAEVAGRYADGFLTLAPIETYQSELVPALEAGAEEAGRDPSDIRRVRQAGVSYAEEYADALDAVEFWTGTMAVGFDEEVADPREIEARGRDLPREDWADWGLVTDDIGDVRDLLARHEDAGFDEVELLSSSPRQKVFAAAMRDEVL; the protein is encoded by the coding sequence ATGGATGTCGGTTTCTTCGCCGCGCACGAGCAGTACGCGCCGAGCAGGCTCCTCAACCACGCCGAACTCGCGGAGGACGCGGGGTTCGACTCGGTGTGGACGAGCGACCACTTCCATCCGTGGTGGCACACGGGCGCGCACTGCGGGGCGGCGTGGCCGTGGCTCGGGTCGGCGCTCGAACGCACCGACAGCGTTCGGATGGGAACGGGCGTCACGCCGCCGGTCGGCCGCTACCATCCGGGGTTGCTCACGCAGTTCGCGGCGACGCTCGGGTCGATGTATCCGGGGCGCGTCCACCTGACGCTCGCGACCGGGGAGGCGATGAACGAGCGCCCGCTCGGGTACGAGTGGCCGGACTACCCGGAGCGCCGCGCGCGCCTCGTGGACGCCTGCCGCATCTACCGGAAGCTGATGAGCGGCGAGTTCGCGGACTACGACGGCCACTACTGGAATCTGGACGGCGCGAAGCTCTACACGCGCCCCGCGGAGGACGTGCCGTTGTACGTCGCGGGGAACGGCGTGCACTCCGCGGAGGTCGCGGGCCGGTACGCGGACGGCTTCCTCACGCTCGCGCCCATCGAGACCTACCAGTCCGAACTCGTGCCCGCGCTCGAAGCCGGCGCGGAGGAGGCGGGCCGCGACCCGAGCGATATCCGGCGGGTTCGACAGGCCGGCGTCTCCTACGCCGAGGAGTACGCGGACGCGCTGGACGCCGTGGAGTTCTGGACGGGAACGATGGCGGTCGGGTTCGACGAGGAGGTGGCCGACCCCCGGGAGATAGAGGCGCGCGGCCGCGACCTTCCGCGCGAGGACTGGGCGGACTGGGGTCTCGTTACGGACGATATCGGCGACGTCCGCGACCTGCTCGCTCGCCACGAGGACGCGGGGTTCGACGAGGTGGAGCTACTGTCGAGTAGTCCGCGGCAGAAGGTGTTCGCGGCGGCGATGCGGGACGAGGTGCTCTAG
- a CDS encoding SipW-dependent-type signal peptide-containing protein gives MEDDNQLYNLSRRKVLGGLGAVGLASAGAGLGTSAYFTDTESFTGNTLTAGELDLVVDWFTDVDQGSATPEQPTASGTIDGNPSGYAYEVTDVKPGDSGTVAFCPKIVDNPAWLWFGSADGVTDYENGVNEPEGDVDSSSGAMEGELSESIVVSVAYADSVAIENGEVVCTNEAVLGYPSDFTLADLAAELESGFLLDPDRGTAGVQAYPASPDTETQTGPCICVHWELPTTVGNEVQTDSLTMDFQLVAMQERHNPNGGNSSVNPFNTSSN, from the coding sequence ATGGAAGACGACAACCAACTGTACAACCTCTCGCGGCGCAAAGTGCTCGGCGGCCTCGGCGCCGTCGGCCTCGCCAGCGCCGGCGCCGGCCTCGGCACCAGCGCCTACTTCACCGACACCGAATCCTTCACCGGCAACACGCTCACCGCCGGCGAACTCGACCTCGTTGTGGACTGGTTCACCGACGTCGACCAGGGCTCCGCGACGCCCGAACAACCCACCGCCAGCGGCACCATCGACGGCAACCCATCGGGCTACGCCTACGAAGTCACGGACGTGAAGCCCGGAGACAGCGGCACGGTCGCGTTCTGTCCGAAGATCGTCGACAACCCCGCGTGGCTCTGGTTCGGCAGCGCGGACGGCGTGACCGACTACGAGAACGGCGTCAACGAACCCGAGGGCGACGTCGACAGCTCCAGCGGCGCGATGGAGGGCGAACTCAGCGAGAGCATCGTCGTCTCCGTCGCGTACGCGGACAGCGTCGCCATCGAGAACGGCGAAGTCGTCTGCACGAACGAGGCCGTGCTCGGCTACCCGTCGGACTTCACGCTCGCCGACCTCGCCGCGGAACTCGAATCCGGCTTCCTGCTCGACCCCGACCGCGGCACGGCGGGCGTGCAGGCGTACCCCGCGTCGCCGGACACCGAGACCCAGACCGGCCCCTGCATCTGCGTCCACTGGGAACTCCCGACGACCGTCGGGAACGAGGTGCAAACGGACTCCCTCACGATGGACTTCCAGCTGGTCGCCATGCAGGAACGCCACAACCCGAACGGCGGCAACAGCAGCGTCAACCCGTTCAACACGTCATCCAACTGA
- a CDS encoding ABC transporter ATP-binding protein translates to MSAFDDDDPFEDVRADSSNAMRRLFDEYGRDNRFAFVVGVVASLFARVLDLVPALMLGYAIDSILYDSYLFLGFLPAGLQPTGDVNQLLVASGIIAFAFFGGAGFHWFRNWGFNAFSQHIQHAVRTDTYDKMQRLNMDFFATKQTGEMMSILSNDVNRLERFLNDGMNSAFRLSVMVFAVGCVLFYLNWKLAIITMLPVPIIAWFTYRFVKKIQPEYADVRSSVGRMNSRLENNLGGIQVIKTSNTEDYEGERVEDVSQGYFDANWGAITIRIKFFPALRVIAGIGFVLTFLVGGYWAAVGAPFGVAGTLTIGQFVVFIQLSQQFIWPMAQFGQIINMYQRARASSERIFGLMDEPSRIEEDPNADELDVTEGEVVYDDVTFGYDDEPIIEDVAFDVDGGDTLALVGPTGAGKSTVLKLLLRMYDPDEGRIEIDGQDIRNVTLPSIRRSIGYVSQDTFLFYGTVEENIRYGSFDASQEAVVEAAKAAEAHEFITNLPNGYETKVGERGVKLSGGQRQRIDIARAILKDPDIMILDEATSDVDTETEMLIQRSLDELTEERTTFSIAHRLSTIKDADQIVVLEDGKIVERGTHDDLIAEDGLYANLWGVQAGEIDELPDEFIERAAERTSQVDVDEDGETPTQDDD, encoded by the coding sequence ATGAGTGCGTTCGACGACGACGACCCGTTCGAGGACGTCCGTGCGGACTCCTCGAATGCGATGCGTCGCCTCTTCGACGAGTACGGGAGGGACAACCGGTTCGCGTTCGTCGTGGGGGTAGTGGCGAGCCTCTTCGCGCGCGTCCTCGACCTCGTTCCCGCGCTGATGCTGGGATACGCCATCGACTCGATCCTCTACGACTCCTATCTCTTTCTCGGATTCCTCCCCGCCGGCCTCCAACCGACGGGAGATGTAAACCAACTCCTGGTCGCCTCGGGAATCATCGCGTTCGCGTTCTTCGGCGGCGCGGGCTTCCATTGGTTTCGGAACTGGGGGTTCAACGCGTTCAGCCAGCACATCCAGCACGCGGTTCGTACCGACACGTACGATAAGATGCAGCGGCTGAACATGGACTTCTTCGCCACGAAACAGACGGGCGAGATGATGTCCATCCTCTCGAACGACGTGAACCGCCTGGAGCGCTTCCTGAACGACGGGATGAACTCCGCGTTCCGGCTGTCCGTGATGGTGTTCGCGGTCGGTTGCGTTCTCTTCTACCTGAACTGGAAGCTCGCCATCATCACGATGCTTCCCGTCCCGATCATCGCGTGGTTCACGTACCGGTTCGTGAAGAAGATCCAGCCGGAGTACGCGGACGTGCGGTCGTCCGTCGGGAGGATGAACTCCCGGCTGGAGAACAACCTCGGCGGCATCCAGGTCATCAAGACGAGCAACACCGAGGATTACGAGGGCGAGCGCGTAGAGGACGTCAGTCAGGGCTACTTCGACGCGAACTGGGGCGCTATCACCATCCGTATCAAGTTCTTCCCGGCGCTCCGCGTCATCGCGGGCATCGGGTTCGTGCTGACGTTCCTCGTCGGCGGGTACTGGGCGGCGGTCGGCGCGCCGTTCGGCGTCGCGGGCACGCTCACTATCGGGCAGTTCGTCGTGTTCATCCAGCTCAGCCAGCAGTTCATCTGGCCGATGGCGCAGTTCGGACAGATAATCAACATGTATCAGCGGGCGCGTGCGTCGAGCGAGCGCATCTTCGGGCTGATGGACGAACCCTCGCGCATCGAGGAAGACCCGAACGCGGACGAACTCGACGTGACCGAGGGCGAAGTCGTCTACGACGACGTGACGTTCGGCTACGACGACGAACCCATCATCGAGGACGTGGCGTTCGACGTAGACGGCGGGGACACGCTCGCGCTCGTCGGACCGACTGGCGCGGGGAAGTCCACGGTGTTGAAACTCCTCCTGCGGATGTACGACCCCGACGAGGGCCGGATCGAAATCGACGGCCAGGACATCCGGAACGTCACCCTGCCGTCGATTCGGCGGTCTATCGGGTACGTCAGCCAGGACACCTTCCTGTTCTACGGGACGGTAGAAGAGAACATCCGGTACGGGTCGTTCGACGCCAGCCAGGAGGCGGTCGTGGAGGCCGCGAAGGCCGCGGAAGCCCACGAGTTCATCACGAACCTCCCGAACGGCTACGAGACGAAGGTCGGCGAGCGCGGCGTCAAGCTCTCCGGCGGCCAGCGCCAGCGCATCGATATCGCGCGAGCCATCCTCAAGGACCCGGACATCATGATTCTCGACGAGGCGACGAGCGACGTGGACACGGAGACGGAGATGCTCATCCAGCGCAGTCTGGACGAGCTCACTGAGGAGCGCACCACGTTCAGTATCGCGCACCGGCTCTCCACGATCAAGGACGCAGACCAGATCGTCGTCCTCGAGGACGGAAAAATCGTGGAGCGCGGCACGCACGACGACCTCATCGCGGAGGACGGCCTGTACGCGAACCTCTGGGGTGTGCAGGCGGGCGAAATCGACGAGCTCCCGGACGAGTTCATCGAGCGCGCCGCCGAACGCACCAGCCAGGTCGACGTGGACGAGGACGGGGAGACGCCGACGCAGGACGACGACTAG
- a CDS encoding carboxypeptidase M32: protein MATAEETDAPAAYEELLDQYERLTYVGGASGVLSWDQQVMMPEGGAPARSKQLSALSAIHHELLTDDDVGEWLDELDDADLTAEQDAVVREIRRQYERADAVPVELVEEISETSSEALQVWEDAKAEDDFSAFAPYLEDLVELKREYAEHIDPDADPYEVLFADYEPYLDLDTAERVLTRLRDELVPLIDELNDADADLAQPFDGTYSEDAQEALSRDVLEKVGYDFERGRLDTSSHPFTSGNQFDTRITTRFDESDPLGALMSTVHEYGHAQYNLGVPQAEYGTPLGESRDLTVHESQSRLWENHIGRSRAFYDLVLDDLKDHFDGLDDATVEDVYEAANQIYPENRIRVEADELTYHMHIILRFEIERDLISGDLDVADVPDVWNEKMEEYLGVTPDTDAEGCLQDIHWSHGNFGYFPTYSLGSVLAAQLYASADEDIDDLDAKVAAGEFDDLHDWLGENVHRHGKRYTTPELVEEATGEPYTADYFLDYAESKFRDLYDL, encoded by the coding sequence ATGGCAACTGCAGAGGAGACCGATGCGCCTGCCGCGTACGAGGAACTGCTCGATCAGTACGAACGACTTACGTACGTCGGCGGCGCGTCCGGCGTGCTCTCCTGGGATCAGCAGGTGATGATGCCGGAGGGCGGCGCGCCCGCGCGCTCGAAACAGTTGTCGGCGCTGTCGGCAATCCACCACGAACTTCTCACTGACGACGACGTGGGCGAGTGGCTGGACGAACTCGACGACGCCGACCTCACCGCCGAACAGGACGCGGTCGTCCGGGAGATTCGACGCCAGTACGAGCGCGCGGACGCCGTGCCAGTCGAACTCGTCGAGGAGATCTCGGAGACGTCGAGCGAGGCGTTGCAGGTGTGGGAGGACGCGAAGGCCGAGGACGACTTCTCTGCGTTCGCGCCCTACCTCGAAGACCTCGTGGAACTCAAGCGCGAGTACGCAGAACACATCGATCCCGACGCCGACCCCTACGAGGTTCTGTTCGCGGACTACGAACCCTACCTCGATCTCGACACCGCCGAGCGCGTGCTCACGCGGCTGCGCGACGAACTCGTCCCGCTCATCGACGAACTGAACGACGCGGACGCCGACCTCGCCCAGCCCTTCGACGGCACGTACTCCGAGGACGCTCAGGAGGCGCTCAGCCGGGACGTCCTGGAGAAGGTGGGCTACGACTTCGAGCGCGGCCGACTCGACACCTCCAGTCACCCCTTCACGTCGGGCAATCAGTTCGACACCCGCATCACCACGCGCTTCGACGAGTCAGACCCCCTCGGCGCGCTGATGAGCACCGTCCACGAGTACGGCCACGCTCAGTACAACCTCGGCGTCCCCCAGGCGGAGTACGGAACGCCGCTCGGCGAGTCCCGCGACCTCACCGTCCACGAGTCCCAGAGCCGGCTCTGGGAGAACCACATCGGCCGCAGTCGCGCGTTCTACGACCTCGTGCTCGACGACCTGAAAGACCACTTCGACGGTCTCGACGACGCGACGGTCGAGGACGTGTACGAGGCCGCGAACCAGATCTATCCGGAGAACCGCATCCGCGTGGAGGCGGACGAACTCACCTACCACATGCACATCATCCTCCGGTTCGAGATCGAACGCGACCTCATCAGCGGCGACCTCGACGTCGCGGACGTTCCCGACGTCTGGAACGAGAAGATGGAGGAGTACCTCGGCGTCACCCCCGACACGGACGCGGAGGGCTGCCTGCAGGACATCCACTGGAGCCACGGCAACTTCGGGTACTTCCCGACGTACTCGCTCGGCAGCGTGCTCGCCGCCCAGCTCTACGCGAGCGCCGACGAGGACATCGACGACCTCGACGCGAAGGTAGCCGCCGGCGAGTTCGACGACCTCCACGACTGGCTCGGCGAGAACGTCCACCGGCACGGGAAGCGCTACACGACGCCCGAACTCGTGGAGGAAGCGACCGGCGAACCCTACACGGCGGATTACTTCCTCGACTACGCGGAATCGAAGTTCCGCGACCTCTACGATCTCTAA
- a CDS encoding M20 family metallopeptidase gives MDDVHDVARRLVETPSHEDETAAGDEIEDWLREHTDADVTRDDAPNGGNIIARKGSGESVALVGHHDVVPPADEQVDDGEYVVYEEGGRLYGRGAADMKGAVAAAMVAFRDADPDCELLFCSFVGEEQGGIGVRHYLDRHDAPDYAVVAEGSTGYTTDGVTDVVVAHKGRRGSTIYAQGVAAHASEPASGENAIYRASDAVDVVRDLDVPAVDVMGERVAGSVAVTGIDGGSAWNVIPDTCEVTVDERTVPGERVDLDRVTSVPGVSWSVDQDLPPMACTSDAFADAVLDAADAAQAGTPAHVSKPHATDAGWLADEGTACVVCGASEPGEAHTKTESVSLDTLDVCYETYRGLANAWPVRED, from the coding sequence ATGGACGACGTTCACGACGTGGCGCGACGGCTCGTCGAGACGCCGAGTCACGAGGACGAGACCGCCGCGGGCGACGAAATCGAGGACTGGCTCCGCGAGCACACGGACGCCGACGTGACCCGGGACGACGCCCCGAACGGCGGAAATATCATCGCTCGAAAGGGGTCGGGGGAGTCGGTCGCGCTCGTCGGCCACCACGACGTGGTGCCGCCCGCGGACGAACAGGTCGATGACGGCGAGTACGTCGTCTACGAGGAGGGCGGCCGGCTGTACGGCCGCGGCGCGGCGGACATGAAGGGCGCGGTCGCGGCGGCGATGGTCGCGTTCCGGGACGCCGACCCGGACTGCGAACTCCTGTTCTGCTCGTTCGTCGGCGAGGAACAGGGCGGTATCGGCGTCCGGCACTACCTCGACCGCCACGACGCCCCCGACTACGCCGTCGTCGCCGAAGGGTCGACGGGCTACACCACCGACGGCGTCACCGACGTGGTCGTCGCGCACAAGGGCCGCCGCGGCAGCACCATCTACGCGCAGGGCGTCGCCGCGCACGCGAGCGAACCAGCGTCCGGCGAGAACGCCATCTACCGCGCGAGCGACGCCGTGGACGTGGTTCGCGACCTCGACGTCCCCGCGGTCGACGTGATGGGCGAACGCGTCGCGGGGAGCGTCGCTGTCACCGGTATCGACGGCGGGAGCGCGTGGAACGTCATCCCCGACACCTGCGAGGTCACCGTGGACGAGCGCACGGTTCCCGGGGAGCGTGTCGACCTCGACCGCGTCACCAGCGTCCCCGGCGTCTCGTGGAGCGTCGACCAGGACCTCCCGCCGATGGCGTGTACGAGCGACGCGTTCGCGGACGCCGTGCTCGACGCCGCGGACGCCGCTCAAGCCGGCACCCCCGCGCACGTCTCGAAACCCCACGCGACAGACGCCGGCTGGCTCGCCGACGAGGGGACCGCGTGCGTCGTCTGCGGCGCGAGCGAACCCGGCGAAGCCCACACGAAAACGGAGAGCGTCTCACTCGACACGCTCGACGTCTGTTACGAGACCTACCGCGGACTGGCGAACGCCTGGCCGGTTCGGGAGGATTGA
- a CDS encoding transporter produces MATKRRSDSDSAVPSALPVSAAIGAAAYVLNYVLVYAFMLVDGVESGGEIPRWKVAGWVFYNAHNVDVEAAVGGRTASGNYLESAAAGGLTDAISALTSIVPKLVYYVVPAVVLVLAGVLAARRVRADLSGLEAAGVGAGIVGGYLVLAVVGVFAFEYSVSALGTSASLAPKLSAAVLLAGLVYPVVLGAVGGVLDSI; encoded by the coding sequence ATGGCAACGAAACGGCGGTCCGATTCCGACAGTGCGGTTCCGTCAGCCCTCCCCGTCAGCGCCGCCATCGGCGCGGCCGCGTACGTCCTGAACTACGTCCTCGTCTACGCGTTCATGCTCGTGGACGGCGTCGAGTCCGGCGGCGAGATCCCGCGCTGGAAGGTCGCGGGCTGGGTGTTCTACAACGCCCACAACGTCGACGTCGAGGCCGCGGTGGGCGGTCGAACCGCGTCCGGGAACTACCTGGAGAGCGCGGCGGCCGGCGGTCTCACGGACGCGATATCCGCGCTCACCAGCATCGTCCCGAAACTCGTCTACTACGTCGTACCGGCTGTCGTGCTCGTCCTCGCGGGCGTCCTCGCCGCCCGCCGCGTCCGCGCGGACCTCTCCGGACTGGAAGCCGCGGGCGTCGGCGCGGGGATCGTCGGCGGCTACCTCGTGCTCGCCGTCGTCGGCGTGTTCGCCTTCGAGTACAGCGTCTCCGCTCTGGGCACGTCGGCATCCCTCGCGCCGAAACTCTCCGCCGCCGTCCTCCTCGCCGGTCTCGTCTATCCGGTCGTGCTCGGCGCCGTCGGCGGCGTTCTCGACAGTATCTAG
- a CDS encoding HVO_0416 family zinc finger protein: MSSAQESTDGVLDEFLEARGHDTSPATWDRSYNKKQCPDCGGLHDDDATTCAVCGWAP; encoded by the coding sequence ATGTCGAGCGCACAGGAGTCCACCGACGGCGTCCTCGACGAGTTCCTCGAAGCACGCGGTCACGACACGTCGCCCGCGACGTGGGACCGAAGCTATAACAAGAAGCAGTGTCCGGACTGCGGCGGACTCCACGACGACGACGCCACCACCTGCGCGGTGTGCGGCTGGGCGCCCTAG
- a CDS encoding ABC transporter ATP-binding protein produces the protein MVAVSIDGVTKAFGATTALNDVSLDVRDGEFFTLVGPSGCGKTTTLRTVAGFEEPTAGAVRFDGEDVTGVPVDERDVGIVFQNYALFPHMTVGENVAYGLRFRDAPGGASRDERVAELLDLVDLRGFEDRDPAELSGGQQQRVALARALAPGPSLLLLDEPMSALDARLRGTLRRHVKRIQRDLGITTIYVTHDQEEALSISDRLAVMNDGGVEQAGTPQAVYRDPGTRFVAEFVGDNNVLDGAIADREGGVATVDVGGETLRVAGVGGGVGDRVTFCVRPEQLARDATENRLDIAVETAEFLGETTRVYGTWNDRQVVVRLDDVPETDTLTLGFEPESPTVL, from the coding sequence GTGGTTGCTGTCAGCATTGACGGCGTGACGAAGGCGTTCGGCGCGACGACCGCTCTGAACGACGTCTCGCTCGATGTTCGGGACGGCGAGTTCTTCACGCTCGTCGGTCCCTCGGGCTGTGGGAAGACCACGACCCTCCGCACGGTCGCGGGATTCGAGGAACCGACGGCGGGCGCCGTGCGGTTCGACGGTGAGGACGTCACCGGGGTGCCCGTGGACGAGCGCGACGTGGGTATCGTCTTCCAGAACTACGCGCTCTTCCCGCACATGACGGTCGGAGAGAACGTCGCGTACGGCCTCCGGTTCCGGGACGCCCCCGGCGGCGCGAGCAGGGACGAACGCGTCGCGGAACTCCTCGACCTCGTGGATCTCCGGGGGTTCGAGGACCGCGACCCCGCGGAGCTCTCGGGCGGCCAGCAACAGCGGGTCGCGCTCGCACGCGCGCTCGCCCCCGGCCCGAGCCTCCTCCTTTTGGACGAGCCGATGAGCGCGCTCGACGCACGGTTGCGGGGGACGCTTCGGCGGCACGTGAAGCGGATTCAGCGCGACCTCGGCATCACGACCATCTACGTCACCCACGACCAGGAGGAGGCGTTGAGCATCTCGGATCGCCTCGCCGTGATGAACGACGGCGGCGTCGAACAGGCCGGGACGCCCCAGGCGGTGTACCGCGACCCCGGCACTCGGTTCGTCGCGGAGTTCGTGGGCGACAACAACGTCCTCGACGGCGCTATCGCCGACCGCGAGGGCGGCGTCGCGACGGTGGACGTGGGCGGGGAGACGCTCCGCGTCGCGGGCGTCGGCGGAGGCGTGGGCGACCGCGTGACGTTCTGCGTGCGCCCCGAACAACTCGCGCGGGACGCCACTGAGAACCGCCTCGACATCGCCGTCGAGACCGCGGAGTTCCTGGGGGAAACGACGCGGGTGTACGGAACCTGGAACGACCGGCAGGTCGTCGTCCGACTCGACGACGTGCCCGAGACCGACACGCTCACGCTCGGGTTCGAACCCGAGAGCCCCACAGTGCTATGA
- a CDS encoding S-adenosyl-l-methionine hydroxide adenosyltransferase family protein, translating into MITLTSDFGSPYPAAMKGVILQRTDARLVDVAHDLPRQDVRAAAFWLREVVPYYPPAVHLVVVDPGVGTDRAAVVVRVGDHAFVAPDNGVVRPAARALDGDIDVFEIDDSDAASSTFHGRDVFAPAAADVHEAGVENIENVAGITPAADCVDLALPDATVEGDVAHGEVLVVDDFGNAITNVPGEFVADAASVRVNGERAPVEPSYAHVGVGERLVTVASHGNVELAVNQGRGADAFGVQPGDSVDVKK; encoded by the coding sequence ATGATTACGCTCACCTCAGACTTCGGCAGCCCGTACCCGGCGGCGATGAAGGGCGTGATTCTCCAGCGCACCGACGCCCGCCTCGTGGACGTCGCGCACGACCTCCCCCGGCAGGACGTTCGCGCGGCCGCGTTCTGGCTGCGCGAGGTCGTTCCGTACTATCCGCCCGCGGTTCACCTCGTGGTCGTCGACCCCGGCGTCGGCACCGACCGCGCCGCCGTCGTCGTGCGCGTCGGCGACCACGCGTTCGTCGCGCCGGACAACGGCGTCGTCCGCCCCGCCGCCCGCGCGCTCGACGGCGACATCGACGTGTTCGAAATCGACGACAGCGACGCGGCGAGTTCGACGTTCCACGGCCGCGACGTGTTCGCGCCGGCCGCCGCCGACGTACACGAAGCCGGCGTCGAGAACATCGAGAACGTGGCGGGTATCACGCCCGCCGCGGACTGCGTCGACCTCGCGCTCCCCGACGCAACCGTAGAGGGCGACGTGGCGCACGGCGAGGTGCTGGTCGTGGACGACTTCGGGAACGCCATCACGAACGTTCCCGGCGAGTTCGTCGCGGACGCCGCGTCCGTCCGCGTGAACGGCGAACGCGCGCCCGTCGAACCGTCGTACGCGCACGTCGGCGTCGGCGAGCGGCTGGTGACGGTAGCGAGCCACGGGAACGTCGAACTCGCCGTGAATCAGGGCCGGGGCGCGGACGCGTTCGGCGTCCAACCCGGCGACAGTGTGGACGTGAAGAAGTAG
- a CDS encoding PINc/VapC family ATPase, with amino-acid sequence MKLVPDTSVVIDGRVSAGVESGEYAGATVVVPEAVVGEIEAQANSGRSTGWDGLSELQRLADLADDGDIDLQYVGDRATEEDIKRAAAGAIDAIIRDVAVEYDATFVTSDIVQSEVAKAKGLDVQYLEPLDEEAGALDIEQYFDDSTMSVHLKEGVVPMAKRGDVGDITYQEIGSTELDVDTLKEYANEIVDTAKRTDEGFVELSEEGMTIAQIRDMRIAIARPPFSDGFEITAVRPIVKTTMEEYEFAGELKERMLERDRGILIAGSPGAGKSTFGQAVAEFLDDNGYVVKTMEKPRDLQVGDEVTQYTELGGSMEKTADSLLMVRPDYTIYDEVRKTDDFEVFADMRLAGVGMVGVVHATRPIDALQRLVGRVELGMIPQIVDTVVFIEAGDVNTVYDVSTEVKVPEGLMEEDLARPVIQVSDFETGRPAYEIYTFNRQVVTVPLDETGGSSESGVGNLAKQEIKREIQSATRGPVEVELRGQNTAVVYVSDDEISHVIGKGGGRINEIEERLGISIDVRTLDELPETPTASGAGGADGSGGAGGAASPGEVVTPDITSRHINIPVESASPGDTVEVQADGDYLFTATVGRGGDIQVSRGSAIAEELERAIDRQERITVVANE; translated from the coding sequence ATGAAATTAGTGCCGGACACGAGCGTCGTCATCGACGGCCGCGTGAGCGCGGGCGTCGAGTCCGGCGAGTACGCTGGCGCGACGGTTGTCGTCCCCGAAGCGGTCGTGGGCGAGATCGAAGCGCAGGCCAACAGCGGTCGGAGCACCGGCTGGGACGGCCTCTCGGAGCTGCAGCGGCTCGCGGATCTCGCGGACGACGGCGACATCGACCTGCAGTACGTGGGCGACCGGGCGACGGAGGAGGACATCAAGCGCGCCGCGGCGGGCGCTATCGACGCCATCATCCGCGACGTGGCGGTGGAGTACGACGCGACGTTCGTCACGAGCGACATCGTGCAGTCGGAGGTCGCGAAGGCGAAGGGACTCGACGTGCAGTACCTCGAACCGCTGGACGAAGAAGCGGGCGCGCTCGACATCGAGCAATACTTCGACGACTCGACGATGAGCGTCCACCTGAAGGAGGGCGTGGTGCCGATGGCGAAGCGCGGCGACGTGGGCGACATCACGTACCAGGAGATCGGGTCGACGGAACTGGACGTTGACACGCTGAAGGAGTACGCGAACGAGATCGTGGACACCGCGAAGCGCACCGACGAGGGGTTCGTGGAGCTCTCCGAGGAGGGGATGACCATCGCCCAGATCCGGGACATGCGTATCGCCATCGCGCGCCCGCCGTTCAGCGACGGGTTCGAGATCACGGCGGTGCGGCCCATCGTGAAGACGACGATGGAGGAGTACGAGTTCGCGGGCGAACTCAAGGAGCGGATGCTCGAACGCGACCGCGGCATCCTCATCGCGGGCTCGCCGGGCGCGGGGAAGTCCACGTTCGGGCAAGCGGTCGCCGAATTCTTGGACGACAACGGCTACGTCGTGAAGACGATGGAGAAGCCGCGCGACCTCCAGGTCGGCGACGAAGTCACGCAGTACACGGAGCTCGGCGGATCGATGGAGAAGACCGCCGACTCCCTGCTGATGGTGCGGCCGGACTACACCATCTACGACGAGGTCCGGAAGACGGACGACTTCGAGGTGTTCGCGGACATGCGGCTCGCGGGCGTCGGGATGGTCGGCGTCGTGCACGCGACGCGTCCAATCGACGCGCTCCAGCGGCTCGTCGGCCGCGTGGAGCTCGGGATGATTCCGCAGATCGTGGACACGGTCGTGTTCATCGAGGCGGGCGACGTGAACACCGTCTACGACGTGAGCACGGAAGTGAAGGTGCCGGAGGGACTGATGGAGGAAGACCTCGCGCGGCCCGTGATTCAGGTGTCGGACTTCGAGACGGGCCGGCCGGCGTACGAGATCTACACGTTCAACCGCCAGGTCGTCACCGTTCCGCTCGACGAGACGGGCGGCAGTTCGGAGTCGGGCGTCGGAAACCTCGCGAAGCAGGAGATAAAGCGCGAGATTCAGTCCGCGACTCGCGGGCCGGTGGAGGTCGAACTCCGCGGGCAGAACACGGCGGTCGTGTACGTCTCTGACGACGAGATCAGTCACGTCATCGGGAAGGGCGGCGGCCGCATCAACGAGATCGAGGAGCGCCTCGGCATCAGCATCGACGTGCGGACGCTGGACGAACTCCCGGAGACGCCGACGGCGTCCGGAGCCGGTGGCGCGGACGGGTCGGGCGGCGCGGGCGGCGCGGCGTCACCGGGGGAGGTCGTGACGCCGGACATCACGTCGCGCCACATCAACATCCCCGTGGAAAGCGCGAGTCCGGGGGACACGGTGGAGGTGCAGGCGGACGGCGATTACCTGTTCACCGCGACGGTCGGTCGCGGCGGCGACATCCAGGTGTCGCGCGGGAGCGCTATCGCGGAGGAACTGGAACGCGCTATCGACCGGCAGGAGCGCATCACGGTCGTCGCCAACGAGTGA